CTATATAAGTAATTTAAGAATTGGTGCATAGTGTTATCAAAGTCCTTTCCAGTTACGCCAACACCCGCAGCCGAAGTATTATCATTGATAGCTTTAGCCATGTTGTACATTCCTGTCCAAGTTTTAGGTGCGACACAAGCCATACCTGCTTCTTCAACTAGACCACAGTTAATAAATAAAGCCTTGGTTGAAAACGCATGAGGGAAGCCCCAAGTTTTTCCACCATCACTGACAGTATTAAGAATACCTGGCTGATACATGCCTTGTTGCTCATCAGAAATATTAACTGGAACAATCAGACCACTACGAGCTAGTTGCTTAAGAGTACGTGAACCCATATAAGCCAAACCTACTGGATCACCAGCAGCAGCTAGTGTCATTGATTTGTCTTGGCATGTTCCCCAAGGAACTGCTTCAGCATTCACTGTAACACCTGAGTATTTCGCTTCAAAAGCAGAAATTACTACTTGATCAGCTTCACGGATTTCACCGCCGCACATAATCATGTGTACTTCTTCAGCCTGCACTGGAGCCATTAAACTGGCACCCATTACAGCTAAGAAGAGTGCTTTTTGTATATTTTTCATTTACTTCTCCTTTTCTATTTACATCAAGTTACTAGAAATTAAAAAAAATCTAATAACACTTTATGTGAGACTCTTACCTCTCACTCCTTTACTGCCCCTGCTGTTAATCCTGATATGAGATGTTTCTGCATAAACAGGAAAATTAATAGCACGGGCAGAATTCCAATAAGGCTTGCTGCCATCATTTCATTCCAGAGCACTGTCTGGTATCCAACAAATTCAAATATGCCAGCTGGAAGTGGCATGTAATCTCTATTTTGGTTAAAAGTAATTGCAAATAAAAACTGTTGTGCATAGGCACCAATAAACATTGCAACACTAACAACAATTAGACCAGGAACTGCAAGAGGTAGGATAACACGTCTTAATGTGTAAAGTCGAGATGCCCCATCAACAAATGCAGCCTCCTCCAGTTCGTATGGAATCTTTTCTAAAAAAGACTTAAGTAGCCATATTCCCGTTGGTATAAGGAAAGCCACACCAGGAATAATCATAGCCCAATATGTATTAAGCAAACCATAAGATCGTAATAATTTATACAGAGGTATTAAAAGAACAGCCCCTGAAAACATATTCACTGCTAAAAATAATGTAAGGCTAGTTGTTTTGCCACGAAAGTCAAAGCGGGCATAAGCATAAGCAGCAGGAATAATGAAACACATTGATAAAAGAGTAACAGCTGTTGCTATAAATACGCTATTAAATATATAGCGAGGCAACTGAGGAACTGTAACCCACATATCTCTATAGGCTTGAAAACTCATAGTATCTGACCAGAATCGACTCATAAAGTCGAGAAAACCCATTGTTTCACCAACCTCTAATTCTGGACGACTAAACAAATGAGTTATGGGTCTGAGTGATGCTACAAACATTTCAACAAAAGGCAATAACATAAATAATATGAACAGCCCAAGGGAAAAATAGATGCCTATTTTGTGAAGTAATGAGTATTTATCCATCATTTTTGAACCCCACTGTATCCATACTTTTTACTCAGTCTTCCAAGCACAGTTAAATATATTACTGAAAATACCCCTAGAATCAAAACAACAAGAACTGCTCTAGTTGCGCCAGCACCAAACTTATAACTAAAGATTGCTGTTTTGAAGGTGTCAATAATTAATGTAGTAGTTGCACCACGAGGTCCGCCTTCTGTCAAAATCCAAATAATTTCAAATGAGTTGAACGTCCAGATTGCAGATAACAAAGCCATAGAGATAATAGTAGGCATAATTTGGGGCAAAGTGATTCTTCTAAAACGATACCACCTTGATGCACCATCAACATAAGCAGCCTCATATAAATCTTTTGGAACGCCTTGCATTGCCGCCAAAAAGAATAAGGTTACCATTGGCGTTCCAATCCAAACATCTGTGACAACTGCTGAGTAAAAAGCACTCTGCTTGTAAGCCAAGAAACTAAATGGTCCATTGGTAATCCCAACCATTTCTGCAAAGTTTGAGAGCAATCCAAAATGACCATTATAAAGCCACAACCACCCAAAACAGCCAATAGCAATAGGGACAATCCATGGTGGCATTACTAAAGCGCGCATAAGACCTCGGCCTCTTATATTACTTGCTAAAAGTGTTGCACCGATTAAGCCTAAAATCATTTTAAAACCAACTGAAAGGAACATCCAATAAAAGGTTCTTGTAACAATTGCAGGAAACTTACGTCCTCCTATAGCTTTTTCATAATTTTCCCAACCTACAAAATCAGCACCTCCCATCAAGGTTCCAAGGTTTGAATTAGTAAAAGACAGTCGAAAGGTTTCATATAAAGGCCAAAGTACAATCCAAAACATAACCAGTGCAGCAGGCGCAATTAATGCCCAAGCAAACATGGTTGTTGTTTGTGCCTTTGTTTTAGGTTTAAGCATTTGTATAAAATTACTCACTCGCCAGAACCTCCTCATTCTTTGCTGGATCTGACATGATATCAAATTTCTCGGCTATATAATAGTCCCATCCAATTCTATCAAACAATTCTCTAAAGCTATTTGTGGCCAAATTATGGAGATCAGTGCCTTTTCGTCTGTTTTCATTAGATGTCCAAGCACTCTCTGAAAGTCCAATAACTCTTGGACAAAGCATTGATTCCATCTCACTATCTTTTAGAATTGTTTCACACCAAAGATGCCCCTGAATACCCATAATATTAGATTCAAGTTCTGGCTCATCTTCAGGAATAATTTGCCAATCAACAGAACTCTCAAAAGGTATCACAGCTGCCCAATTTGCCCCTCGATCAGCATAGTTTCTACTTTGAGCCATATCAAAATAAATGTTCTCAGCTGGACACAAGACCACTTTATAGCCTTGTCTTGCTAGATCAAAACCAGACTCAAGATTCTGCCATGAAAATAATAATTTCTCTGACTTATCGTCATGATGATTGCCATCTTCAGCCTCCTGCCAAGAGGCAGTTTTTTTGTTATTTAACTCTACTCTTTTTGAAAGCTTATTGATAAACCATGAAGCAACATCTTTAGCACTGTTAAGATCATGCTCTTTCATTAAGTCTTGTACTTTAGGAGATTTTTCCCAAGCGCCGGGCGCTACTTCATCCCCACCCAGATGGATATATTCCCCAGGAAATAGATTACACATATCGTCTATTAAAGACTCGACAACCTTTATGGTTTCAGGCATGGCTGGATTCAACGTGTTCTCTCTATAGCCTTGAACTGAAACTTCATTACTTTTGTCTTCAGGGTCTCTCATCTCAGGGTACAAGTTAATTAGCGCCATATTATGGCCCGGCAAATCAAACTCGGGTATGACTTCAATATAGTTAGCTGAGGCCCTACTAATAATTCTATCAATATCTTCTTTGTCATAATAACCACCAGTTGCATCTGATCCAGATCCGAAAACAGGTGGTACTAATAAATTATTTCCTCTTTTTGAAGTTTCAGTAGCAGCTTCAGGATAACTATCTAATTTAAATCGAAAGGCTTCATCATCGACTCCATGCCAATGAAACTTATTCAGCTTGAAAAGACTCATTAAATCTAGTAATTTAAATAAACTGTCTACCGAGAAAAAATGCCTCACAGTATCTAAATGCTGTCCTCTCCAACTAAAACGAGGCTTATCAAAGATAGAACCACACGGGACTAGCTGATGATAATTTTGGGAAAGCTGCATCAAAGAGACAAGAGCATAATAAAAGCCTGATTCATCACCTGATACAATCTCAACATCATCACTCGTTATGGTAATTTTATAGGCAGAGTCATCAGAAAGATCCTGAAAAGTTAGCTTTAGTGATGTGGTTGCTTTCTTATTTATCTCGTTTGTTGAGTTAGATAAAAGATTGAGATTAAGTCGATTACCAAGTTCTAAAGCTGATTGATAGGCACTTGTTATTATTTCCAGATTTTCAAACGCTACATTAATCGGCGAACACAGGTTACAAACACCTGCACTTGGATTCCATGAGTAAGGGTGTGGCACCAATCTAAAAGATTCATAATTTAATTTGTCTCCCAAAAAATTGGGAATTGGGGCCACGGAGGAGATTCTTTCTAGATCTAAATCTATCATTTCAAGATTGATCAGATCTCCATTATCTTTTTTTAAAAAACAGCCTTGGGGTGACCATCGATGATTCATAGGCTTGTGCCTAGACTCTTCATAGGCATATTTAAAACTCCACTGTTCACCAGGCTTTAAAATCAACTCTTCAGAATGACATAACTCTGTATAACCACCTGAACTTTTGACGACACTACAATTTTCAATCGCTTTTGAAGGTGCAAGTAAGCTAAAACAAAACCTAAAATTCTCTATCGAGTTATCAGAATTATTGCTCAAGCTTGAACAAAAGTAATTGTCTGAATTGATTGATGTAGTCATCACAAAACCAGTTGTATTCATCGTTATTTATCTTTCTCAAAATAGACTCATTGCAGCGTCTAATTAGCACTTAGTCTAGTAAAAATTGGTAATATAATGGTATTATATAACAGGTACTAAATAAAAAGCAAATAAGATTTATTGATTAGTATTTAATTAATCTCATAAAGATCATTTAATCCAATATATATGATTATTATATGGGTAATAAACGCTTTTAAATATTTTATATTCTTGTTATTGACTTTCTTTAGACTATTAGAATATAATAATACCAATTAAATACCAATTTAACTAAAAATGCTGTTAATTTATTTAACAGCTTAATTCAATCATATGGTGAGTACTGACAATTTAATTAACTTCTTAAGACCATCTGGTGATAGTTCTGAATCTCTATACAAACAATTATCTCGCTCACTAAATAGTGCCATTCAAGAGGGAATTTTAAAGCCTGGTGATGCGCTTATGCCAGAGAGGGATTTGGCTTCTAATTTAAAAATGTCTCGCATCACTGTCCGTAAGGCGATAGATCAGCTTGTAGAAATTGGAATGCTTATTAAGAGAC
This sequence is a window from Candidatus Pseudothioglobus singularis PS1. Protein-coding genes within it:
- a CDS encoding carbohydrate ABC transporter permease; the encoded protein is MLKPKTKAQTTTMFAWALIAPAALVMFWIVLWPLYETFRLSFTNSNLGTLMGGADFVGWENYEKAIGGRKFPAIVTRTFYWMFLSVGFKMILGLIGATLLASNIRGRGLMRALVMPPWIVPIAIGCFGWLWLYNGHFGLLSNFAEMVGITNGPFSFLAYKQSAFYSAVVTDVWIGTPMVTLFFLAAMQGVPKDLYEAAYVDGASRWYRFRRITLPQIMPTIISMALLSAIWTFNSFEIIWILTEGGPRGATTTLIIDTFKTAIFSYKFGAGATRAVLVVLILGVFSVIYLTVLGRLSKKYGYSGVQK
- a CDS encoding carbohydrate ABC transporter permease, which gives rise to MMDKYSLLHKIGIYFSLGLFILFMLLPFVEMFVASLRPITHLFSRPELEVGETMGFLDFMSRFWSDTMSFQAYRDMWVTVPQLPRYIFNSVFIATAVTLLSMCFIIPAAYAYARFDFRGKTTSLTLFLAVNMFSGAVLLIPLYKLLRSYGLLNTYWAMIIPGVAFLIPTGIWLLKSFLEKIPYELEEAAFVDGASRLYTLRRVILPLAVPGLIVVSVAMFIGAYAQQFLFAITFNQNRDYMPLPAGIFEFVGYQTVLWNEMMAASLIGILPVLLIFLFMQKHLISGLTAGAVKE
- a CDS encoding beta-N-acetylhexosaminidase, yielding MNTTGFVMTTSINSDNYFCSSLSNNSDNSIENFRFCFSLLAPSKAIENCSVVKSSGGYTELCHSEELILKPGEQWSFKYAYEESRHKPMNHRWSPQGCFLKKDNGDLINLEMIDLDLERISSVAPIPNFLGDKLNYESFRLVPHPYSWNPSAGVCNLCSPINVAFENLEIITSAYQSALELGNRLNLNLLSNSTNEINKKATTSLKLTFQDLSDDSAYKITITSDDVEIVSGDESGFYYALVSLMQLSQNYHQLVPCGSIFDKPRFSWRGQHLDTVRHFFSVDSLFKLLDLMSLFKLNKFHWHGVDDEAFRFKLDSYPEAATETSKRGNNLLVPPVFGSGSDATGGYYDKEDIDRIISRASANYIEVIPEFDLPGHNMALINLYPEMRDPEDKSNEVSVQGYRENTLNPAMPETIKVVESLIDDMCNLFPGEYIHLGGDEVAPGAWEKSPKVQDLMKEHDLNSAKDVASWFINKLSKRVELNNKKTASWQEAEDGNHHDDKSEKLLFSWQNLESGFDLARQGYKVVLCPAENIYFDMAQSRNYADRGANWAAVIPFESSVDWQIIPEDEPELESNIMGIQGHLWCETILKDSEMESMLCPRVIGLSESAWTSNENRRKGTDLHNLATNSFRELFDRIGWDYYIAEKFDIMSDPAKNEEVLASE